A segment of the Cotesia glomerata isolate CgM1 linkage group LG2, MPM_Cglom_v2.3, whole genome shotgun sequence genome:
TTAGTGGATTCATTTAGTCGCATTACCACTGCTCAAAGTATACATACACACGTATATATAGGATGTACACCCTCCACTCATCCAGCTTCTCTCAGCCACTGTAGACTGGTTACTTTCCCTTGCACGGGTACCTACATTTTATTCCTGTATATACGGTATCATCcctcttactttacttcccggATCTGTAaacatatgtacatatattatatGGATCAACGTGTGAGTAAAACCCTGAAGCACATGTGTAGCTTTACTTATCCCCAGTGTAAATGCATTCAACCGAGCTTAGGGACCGCCTCCTTGGACCTTGTAAAAGCTCACGATGTCACTTATATAATGCAGACTAAACGTGTTTCGGTTTTCTATTGACAGGTTTGATCCCTAAGTAATTAGACTAATGTTTCATTACaatctgaaagaaaaaaaatggtaattatttacaaccCCTATTTTTGGACatatctaggtgaaaaattaacattttttaatttttttttattcggctTGTTTTTACCATTTATGATataaaatgtcgtgaaagaaaaaaataaagatttcgatagatgttttgccttcaaaatttggaaaaaaaattttggcctcatgcacggaaagaacaagatgacactggatataatCCCatattatactcagtgatatctgtggtgaaaaaaaaattttagatagtagctagaaaaatccagattatactgcgtgatatctggattatactagctactatctaaaattttttttcactcgtaataatctatattattaagagaataagcaaaattttggggccagtgtatttatatgataaaatcggttttttcagagaaatttagtgtcatagcaaaggtcttgatttgaatttgtgctttttaaaggtttcatatcattctcaccgatagtcaatttattatgataagtatttaggctgcattcgaaaatgctctccATTTAGATAaatgattaagaaatgaccttatatcttgagaactattgacatttttaaagatataagctcatcccgatgctacactcatcaagacctttcatttgagtgcccacatcaatttttcatatatttatatatattatatatatgtatatatgaaaaatatatcaaaatgcatgtgagtattcaaatgaaagctcttgatgagtgtaacatcgggatgagcttatatctttaaaaatgtcaataattcagaagatatctgctaaattacactgtactttcttaactgttgatatttttaaagatataagttcaccccgacattatactcatcgagacctttcatttgagtacccacatcaattttcatatatttatatatattatatatatttatatatgaaaaatatatcaaaatgcatgtgggtactcaaatgaaagctcttgatgagtgtaacatcgagatgagcttacatatttaaaaacgtcaatagttaaaaaagtacagtgcaatttaacaaaagtcatcatttaataaagcgaaattttatttatttatagttcacaagtcacagcagtcacatattgactgcaaggttgctagtctgggatgatatccagtatcatcttgttctttccgtgtgtttttggataaaatttcttttttatctttttttttgaaaattacataaaaaacaaacaacttaaaaaaaaatgttgaatatcacaattttctaaaaaatttataaatttgttaaaattgtgatcaacttttatttttatttaaatttttcatttctttatttattttcaaaaaaaaaaatatatcaacaaAATCAAATAggaatttcgttaaaaaaaatgaaaatgataatGCCGGACcccatttgtaaataattaccaaaaaaaatatatatgatcttacaatttaaaatttagtgaaaacaagacaaataataataattattgtcttTTTGTTAAAAGACAAAAGACCACTATGCGAGATAAAGAAACGAATACATATCTTTATACATTATACCGTCGACATTTCATTGTTTCCGACCCTTGTATTCGTCATTTCACGCATTTCTATATGCGTATGTTGCGGTATGCACATATGAGACAGTCTTCTGCatgtaataatgataatgaggAGCTATGTTGAGTTGAGATCCCTTTGGCCCGGATCCACGTGCCCGGCTGACAAAATCAGAGTAGCATAGGTTAAAAAAAGAAGCCAAGACatgattttaaatatacatacCTATTTCTGTCAGTACTTAGGTTCATACAGTCTTGTTgtactagaaaaaaaaaaataaacaaggaaaaaaaatgtGCCCGGAAGGTGTTGGCGCGTGCAGTTCCGCTCAGTACTTCCGTTAAAAGCCCATATCCAGCTCGGTCGCTCGTTGATACCTCCAACAGCTACATAGCTAAGCAGCTGGTGAATAAATGTTAGGTAAAATTTATATctgtgtatatataaataataaagctaTCTCACCGACAGACCTGCTACTATATCGCTTCGATAAACAACCAGCGACACGATGATAGAAAACGTTTCCCAAACACTGACTGCTACTCGTTGTCTTTTGTACACCCGTTGAGTTTAGGGACTCATGACACCACCTAAAACGTCCTCCACTCGTCGTACTCGTCGACTCGGTAATAATGTATTGCAAGAAGAATAGGTGCACTCAGAAGACAACTTTaaagattcaagaaaaaaattttatttttttattttctctattcttttatactttttttttgtctcatTAACTTAACGTtcatgaaaagaaaattttcattattataacaATACTTTTgtgtacattttttatcaagacGCAAGGagagtatttaaaataaaatgattaaaaaaaataaatatatggaaattttaataataatataatgaatGAGTTAcctatttatattaataatttaaaaaaagcttttagattaatttttaattcaagttattatAGTTACATAAAACGGTAGATGCGCTTTAGAAATAGAAAAGGTATTTTGGTCTCAGACAGATTGTGTGTAAAACTGCACTTTTGTGCAAATAAATCAACCAAGACATTTGCCCGGTTCTTTTTCAGCATCTTTGGCATGAGACTACGTAAATATCGTGTCTTGTGCTCTTCAAGTCTCCTTATACACTATTTTCTGGACCTCCAAGCTTATTTCCTAAGTCTCTTTTCCTTTTTTCTTGGTCTCGGGAATAGACTCCGCTCGGCGCTACCCCAGAACTTCTTTCATTTGCATTATTACATGGTAAATGAAACTGAAGAGCCGAAAAAATGCCCGAGCCTTTTGTCACACGACAATTGTTCACCCGGACCATTTTCATTGATTATACtttctttatttcttcttgGCGGTGTAACCAGCCAATCTTCTTGTTctgaaagaagaaaagaaaattaccAAGTTGTTTACTCACATTTTTCATCATATTTATAATCTTACatcactttaaataaaaaaaatactttaaattttctaataaagttataaataaagtgttgataataatagaagaaatattaatcgATTCTTtagtttaatatataattacacatatttatttatttattaatatacatgcaaaaagataattattacaGCACagatttaatcataaaattaattacttacttTATTTCTTCAGATTTGGTTCCAAAACCGTCGAGCCAAGTGGAGGAAGCAAGCCCGGCTTCAGCTTCTTCAAGACGCTTGGAGAATGCGTTGTCTAGGATTAGGAAGTGCTGCACCACTTCTTCTTAGACCTCCACCGGCTCCAGGAGTCGAGCGTTCTGATTCTTTAACTCTACCGCCTTCGGCTGATCTTTCGCCGCCGCAAATAACTTCCGGATCTCCGGATAAACTTCCCGATAATCCGAACCATCCAGTCTGTCGAGACTACAGGATCCTGCCGCACCATGGGTAATTAATGCTTTCTTCATTAATCATTATGTTTTAAAATCTACCAGGATATATCAATAACGTGtacgtaattttaattaattaggtACCCAGTGAACTGCGATAAATCACCGGAAAGAGTGAAATGTGGCTGTGGCTCTCCACCAAGGAGTTCAGGATCTCCAACAGACATCGAAGTCGATTTAGCACCTCAGGATAGACCTCAAGAATCAGAAATGGATCTTACTATAAAAACACCGATGCCCACGCACCATCCACAAATTCCTTCAATGTTTCATTATCTTCCAAGTGAACCGCAACATGATCTCAGTCCTGCCACGAGGTCCATAGACGAACCACTGGACGTTACCTTAAACGGCAAtcgcaataataattaataaaatttatcgattctttagtttaatatataattacacaTATAGTTTTTAACCATTATAAAATTTAGCTGATGTGTTTctgtgattattattttttttttctacttcatctaattaattattattattgtttaaaacattcgagtttttttttcatttatatatttatctacgTAAGATCAAATGTCATGAAGCTCTTGTAAATATTTGCAACTTGcatatctaatatatatatgataatatatgtatatctcTATTATTAAAACACATAATTGCAACGCCGGAACTGTA
Coding sequences within it:
- the LOC123259089 gene encoding protein transport protein sec31-like: LQIWFQNRRAKWRKQARLQLLQDAWRMRCLGLGSAAPLLLRPPPAPGVERSDSLTLPPSADLSPPQITSGSPDKLPDNPNHPVCRDYRILPHHGYPVNCDKSPERVKCGCGSPPRSSGSPTDIEVDLAPQDRPQESEMDLTIKTPMPTHHPQIPSMFHYLPSEPQHDLSPATRSIDEPLDVTLNGNRNNN